Genomic segment of Streptomyces longhuiensis:
CGGCGTCGTAGCGGCGCACGGTGCGCAGCGCGCCGGGCCGGTCGAAGGGGTAGCCGCCGGCGTCCGGTGCCGGTCCCCCGCAGTCGTCGGCGTGGATGAAGACCGGGCCCTGCTCGTCGTACGCGCCCGGGTGCGCGCCCGTGGTCTCGCTCCAGCGCCGCAGCGGCGCGTACGAGACGAGCGCGATCCGCTCGCCGGGCTCGACGGAGCGCAGGCAGCAGCGCAGCGGGGACCCGACCGCCGCGTCGTCGGTGGCGGTGAACGCGACGCAGGGGCGGCCCGCGTCGTCGGTGTCCCGCAGCTCCTCGAGGGTGGCCGGTGCGATGGGCTGTGCGGTGTACGTGGTCATGTGCTCCAGGCTCGTCCCGCGCGCGCGGGTTCACCGGCGGAAAACGGACATCGCGCTCTCCGCTTCCCTCGTGGAAGGATGACCGGAACGTCACAAACGTAGACCGGATCTAGGAGATGACCGCGTGCCTGGCACCAATCTGACCCGTGAAGAGGCGCAGCAGCGGGCGAAGCTGCTCGATGT
This window contains:
- a CDS encoding DUF1203 domain-containing protein; translated protein: MTTYTAQPIAPATLEELRDTDDAGRPCVAFTATDDAAVGSPLRCCLRSVEPGERIALVSYAPLRRWSETTGAHPGAYDEQGPVFIHADDCGGPAPDAGGYPFDRPGALRTVRRYDAEGHIVGGRLLEIPEDATAGFDAAFAEAFGDPHVALVHVRALEYGCFQFEVRRPR